A section of the Pseudovibrio sp. M1P-2-3 genome encodes:
- the tssC gene encoding type VI secretion system contractile sheath large subunit, which yields MSDTEQVGGGDTLVKEKEVSLLDRALEATLQTPQDTTKELLSVMASQAMEGTLAWDQNVGVTIRKAVAEIDKLMSKQMSAIMQNEKFRSLEGSWRGLQKVIRQSEIGAQQKVKLLDYNKEELLEQFEDAPAVDRSPLFERLYQHEFGTAGGEPYGALIGDYYFGFNDEDVALLTYIAETAASCHAPFVAAAGADMFEYNSFESFNEGRPVAAGFDSPTYAAWNNFRDSDESRYVSLTLPSTLARLPYGKNGLSAKSFDFNELQMDGEGNQRPADNSQLVWSNAAYEMALKMNEAFTAFGWCTAIRGLDNGGKVDQLPNLTYKSDAGDVQQHCPSEVNLTDEREKELSDLGFLPLVHYKNSSYAVFIGSQTVQRPKTYTDLDATSNAAISARLPYIMASSRIAHYLKVMGRDKLGSNVEADDIRTDLQAWIDQYTNAGAMGNAERSRTPLAESKIDVVEQPGKPGAYSAVAYLRPWLQLEELTTSVRMVTKIPG from the coding sequence ATGTCAGATACAGAACAGGTTGGCGGTGGAGATACTCTCGTCAAAGAAAAGGAAGTCTCTCTTCTGGATCGCGCGCTTGAAGCAACGCTGCAAACGCCACAAGATACGACGAAAGAACTTCTGTCGGTTATGGCTTCGCAGGCCATGGAAGGCACTCTTGCATGGGACCAGAATGTTGGTGTGACAATTCGAAAGGCCGTGGCTGAAATTGACAAGCTCATGTCCAAGCAGATGTCAGCCATTATGCAGAATGAAAAATTCCGCAGTCTCGAAGGGTCATGGAGAGGGTTGCAGAAGGTTATTCGCCAAAGTGAGATCGGTGCACAGCAGAAAGTAAAGTTGCTCGATTATAACAAGGAAGAATTGCTGGAGCAGTTTGAAGACGCCCCTGCAGTTGACCGCAGCCCCTTGTTTGAGCGCCTTTACCAGCATGAGTTTGGAACGGCTGGGGGGGAACCCTACGGCGCATTGATCGGAGACTATTACTTCGGCTTCAATGACGAAGATGTGGCGCTTTTGACTTATATCGCCGAAACCGCAGCATCCTGTCACGCTCCGTTTGTTGCGGCAGCTGGCGCTGACATGTTCGAATATAATTCCTTTGAGAGTTTCAATGAAGGACGCCCCGTTGCAGCAGGCTTTGACAGCCCTACCTATGCAGCGTGGAACAACTTTAGGGACAGCGATGAAAGCCGCTATGTGTCCTTGACACTTCCCTCCACTCTGGCCCGCCTCCCCTACGGGAAAAACGGATTATCCGCCAAATCCTTTGATTTTAACGAACTTCAAATGGATGGTGAGGGCAACCAGCGCCCTGCGGACAACTCCCAGTTGGTCTGGTCGAACGCTGCCTATGAAATGGCCCTGAAAATGAATGAGGCCTTCACCGCCTTTGGGTGGTGCACGGCAATTCGTGGTCTGGATAATGGCGGTAAAGTGGATCAACTGCCAAATCTCACCTACAAATCGGATGCAGGTGATGTGCAGCAACACTGCCCATCGGAGGTTAACCTCACAGATGAGCGCGAGAAAGAACTCTCTGATTTGGGTTTCTTGCCGCTGGTACACTACAAAAACTCCAGCTACGCGGTCTTTATCGGTAGCCAGACTGTTCAGCGGCCCAAGACCTACACAGACCTTGACGCCACTTCAAATGCAGCAATCTCGGCTCGGCTGCCATATATTATGGCCTCCAGCCGGATAGCCCATTACCTCAAGGTAATGGGGCGTGACAAGCTGGGCTCCAATGTAGAAGCGGACGACATCCGTACAGACCTTCAGGCTTGGATTGACCAGTACACCAATGCTGGCGCAATGGGGAATGCTGAACGCTCGCGCACACCGCTTGCAGAAAGCAAAATCGACGTTGTTGAGCAACCCGGCAAACCCGGAGCCTACTCTGCGGTGGCCTATCTTCGCCCGTGGTTACAACTGGAAGAGCTGACCACTTCGGTGCGAATGGTTACGAAAATTCCGGGGTAG
- the tssB gene encoding type VI secretion system contractile sheath small subunit yields the protein MALNAQHKRVSKNRVSITYDVEDGGAVQTKELPFVIGMIGGYSGDRQDKEPLEDRTLYQVDKDNFNDVMTRVGPELTFTVPNLIQEDDSEFEVNVDFKSIKDFEPDAIIDKVEPLKKLAETREKLMTLVAKADRSRDLEKVLKEILQSEDMIKAIGDELGVEKEEA from the coding sequence ATGGCCCTGAATGCACAGCACAAGCGCGTCTCCAAGAACCGCGTTTCCATTACTTATGACGTGGAGGACGGCGGTGCCGTCCAGACAAAGGAACTGCCCTTTGTCATCGGCATGATCGGAGGGTATTCCGGTGATCGTCAAGACAAGGAACCTCTTGAAGACCGCACCCTTTATCAGGTGGACAAGGACAACTTCAATGACGTGATGACGCGGGTCGGCCCCGAGCTGACGTTTACCGTGCCCAACCTCATTCAAGAAGATGACAGCGAATTCGAGGTCAATGTGGACTTCAAGTCAATAAAAGATTTCGAGCCTGACGCCATCATCGACAAAGTCGAACCTTTGAAAAAACTGGCGGAAACCCGTGAGAAGCTCATGACCCTTGTAGCCAAGGCTGACCGCTCCAGAGATCTTGAAAAAGTCCTTAAGGAAATCTTACAGAGTGAGGACATGATCAAGGCAATTGGCGACGAGCTGGGTGTCGAGAAAGAAGAGGCGTAA
- the tssF gene encoding type VI secretion system baseplate subunit TssF: MRDILQYYETELDYMQRSFEAFEKAHPQAAHTLGISAGKSDDPDIQRLSDSMALLAARLSKRLDETIPEIALDITRVICPVFLLGTPSYCPVQLTKGTGALGEKTQVKKGTELIFLSGDEKPLCKFVAACSMDIAPLVVTDAKLETAPFPFQGPQDFTNIDTALTLNLSCEDPETLLGEMGMDTLSFYVCAPAGRKRRLVDALAGEVKAFGVGLDKGHQTHWLDCKALKLTLVESYSTFLPTTATTPPGIASLRDFLSYPDQASYFEVSGLGPILAKHPANEISLRFFIGANMAKHLGEVQTSDFALNVIPLVNCYPDKSRPLRYDFAREQIPLFPSSADEMDVVSLQLDGIDKLTPEGPIPLPSITTADRKRKPDLVLWQERHTSAEFDRTRRAVSFSMPTNNNRGNNAVPEPIDIIGSLLCSNGLQASRPRPGSKVSFSSDTLSEIPFTVLAEPSSPVLPEYDPQQLWQLLALINANFSSIFDAPDPRQALKDALHICSPAGYSEAANALWEVTVTRSIAPISIGKSVLLAAGSNIEVVLDLAPLPYAPHVFAVVLNRFFRTFVSYDRFFQLTVRERGQNQPLHVFPKTHGGTLCG; this comes from the coding sequence ATGAGGGATATCCTTCAATATTATGAGACAGAACTGGACTATATGCAGCGCTCATTTGAAGCGTTTGAAAAAGCTCATCCGCAAGCGGCCCACACCTTAGGTATCAGTGCAGGCAAAAGCGATGATCCCGACATACAGCGACTGTCCGATTCCATGGCCTTGCTCGCTGCACGCCTCTCCAAAAGGCTGGATGAGACTATACCAGAAATCGCTCTGGACATCACCCGAGTGATTTGTCCAGTATTTCTTCTGGGTACTCCTAGTTACTGCCCTGTTCAGCTTACAAAAGGTACGGGTGCACTGGGGGAGAAAACACAGGTAAAGAAAGGTACGGAACTCATTTTCCTTTCTGGGGATGAGAAGCCCCTTTGTAAATTCGTTGCTGCCTGCTCAATGGATATTGCACCTCTGGTTGTTACTGATGCAAAGCTTGAGACGGCTCCGTTTCCATTTCAAGGGCCGCAGGATTTTACCAATATAGACACGGCGCTCACACTTAACCTTTCCTGTGAGGATCCTGAAACACTCCTTGGCGAAATGGGAATGGACACTTTGTCGTTTTATGTTTGCGCTCCTGCCGGGCGCAAACGCCGTCTCGTGGACGCTCTTGCCGGTGAAGTGAAGGCATTTGGTGTTGGACTGGATAAAGGACATCAGACGCATTGGCTTGATTGTAAGGCACTAAAGCTCACTTTGGTGGAGAGTTACAGCACGTTTTTGCCGACAACCGCAACAACGCCTCCGGGCATAGCAAGTCTAAGAGATTTTCTCTCCTATCCAGATCAAGCCTCCTATTTCGAAGTGTCCGGTCTGGGCCCAATACTTGCAAAGCATCCCGCCAATGAAATCAGCCTTCGCTTTTTTATTGGTGCCAACATGGCCAAACATCTGGGCGAAGTTCAAACATCTGACTTCGCGCTCAATGTTATTCCCTTGGTCAACTGTTACCCCGATAAATCCCGCCCACTGCGCTATGATTTCGCACGGGAACAGATTCCACTTTTCCCCTCCAGCGCCGATGAAATGGATGTGGTCTCTCTTCAACTCGATGGCATTGACAAGCTAACACCTGAAGGCCCCATTCCCCTGCCCTCGATCACAACTGCGGACCGAAAACGCAAACCTGACCTTGTTTTGTGGCAGGAACGCCATACTTCGGCAGAGTTTGACCGAACCCGCAGGGCTGTTAGTTTTTCAATGCCCACCAATAACAACAGGGGCAACAATGCGGTACCGGAGCCTATAGATATCATCGGCTCGCTTTTATGTTCCAATGGCTTACAGGCATCTAGGCCGCGTCCGGGATCCAAAGTCAGCTTCAGCTCAGACACCCTTTCGGAAATACCGTTCACGGTTCTGGCCGAACCAAGCAGCCCCGTTTTACCCGAGTATGACCCACAGCAGCTTTGGCAACTTCTGGCGCTCATTAACGCCAATTTCTCTAGTATTTTTGATGCCCCCGATCCCAGGCAGGCCCTAAAGGACGCCCTGCACATATGCAGCCCCGCTGGATATTCCGAGGCCGCCAATGCCCTGTGGGAAGTCACAGTTACACGCTCTATAGCACCTATAAGTATTGGCAAGTCTGTATTGCTTGCAGCAGGAAGCAATATTGAGGTGGTACTTGATCTCGCGCCCCTGCCCTATGCTCCCCACGTGTTTGCTGTTGTTCTCAACCGCTTCTTCAGAACCTTCGTCAGTTACGATCGCTTTTTTCAACTAACCGTCCGCGAACGGGGGCAAAACCAACCCTTGCATGTCTTTCCAAAGACGCATGGAGGTACCTTATGCGGATAG
- a CDS encoding MFS transporter, with amino-acid sequence MAILSGFSTRYFLTMSVAMGIAALLSIAVTLTEFNSGLHPYLISKAESVTSSVKQNIEYATSIGIPFDKIRGLDTYLSELELENPEIERISLISASGLSKSNFSNAEVSSFAKTIPSSDSEQFWGRVKNTFGSLADIWSNITGAGEESMRVYADISVSGSTVAKLETVIDANYVDNKMANVFFDTLVIFIAVCLIAIEVVVVYLNASVTYPLRQIDSVLSMRARGNFNFYQGANQRGRIGRFIAVLNKQNDALRRRSTAALEGAGTAKSKIQAFIEKHALFAASPPKPARIIDARIPLFVFCFAEELQKSFMPLFVAEYYSPTDLFDRDIMMGLPISAFMFVIAAITPFAAGLIDRFGNKTLYLVGLVPAIGGYVYCALAQSGNDIVLARSLTAVGYGIITISCQSYIAAVATGENRARAMAAFVGVLMAATMCGTATGAIFADWLGYKPVFMIATVLSLVAGVMGWKMLHGNLPSSEPQKSKAKASSVNPFGALLRNPSFLLILLFCAIPAKIVLTGFLYFFVPIYLASLEASQSEIGRVMMLYSLIIIPISPLASRFSDQLGKNLWVVICATIISGIVLIGLYQSASVAAVLAVVAALGLAHAFLKAPLIVAAMDAAALSPDVSRTGALSFLRMFERIGSVAGPVVVGAMLVTFNYGDTAAILGAIIAGTGVLMAVLTLIVKRSTKREAGRIPV; translated from the coding sequence ATGGCAATCTTAAGTGGTTTTTCTACGCGCTACTTTCTAACAATGTCAGTTGCCATGGGCATTGCCGCTTTGCTCAGTATTGCTGTGACCTTGACCGAATTTAACAGTGGTTTGCACCCCTATCTCATCTCCAAGGCTGAATCTGTTACATCTTCCGTTAAGCAGAATATTGAATATGCCACGTCTATTGGTATTCCGTTCGACAAAATTCGTGGGCTTGATACGTACCTGAGCGAACTCGAGTTGGAAAACCCCGAGATTGAGCGCATTTCACTTATTTCCGCATCCGGCCTCTCTAAGAGTAACTTCTCAAACGCAGAGGTCTCTTCATTTGCAAAGACCATTCCCTCTAGCGATAGCGAACAGTTTTGGGGGAGAGTGAAAAATACGTTTGGCTCGCTTGCCGACATATGGTCGAATATTACGGGTGCGGGCGAAGAGAGTATGAGGGTTTATGCGGATATATCTGTCTCGGGGAGCACTGTTGCCAAACTGGAAACGGTCATTGATGCCAATTATGTAGATAATAAAATGGCGAATGTCTTTTTTGATACCCTCGTCATTTTCATAGCAGTTTGCCTCATTGCCATTGAGGTGGTTGTTGTTTACCTCAACGCATCAGTTACATATCCCTTGCGGCAGATTGATAGTGTTCTTTCAATGCGTGCGCGGGGAAACTTTAACTTCTATCAAGGCGCAAATCAACGTGGACGGATAGGACGCTTTATTGCTGTCTTGAATAAACAAAACGATGCTTTGAGACGGCGGTCCACAGCTGCGCTGGAAGGTGCTGGCACAGCAAAATCCAAGATACAAGCCTTTATTGAAAAGCACGCTTTGTTTGCTGCATCTCCTCCAAAGCCTGCCCGTATTATCGACGCCAGAATTCCGTTATTTGTGTTCTGTTTTGCTGAAGAGTTGCAAAAGTCATTCATGCCTTTGTTCGTGGCTGAATACTACAGCCCCACCGACCTGTTTGATAGGGATATTATGATGGGCTTACCCATCTCTGCTTTTATGTTTGTGATAGCAGCCATTACTCCCTTTGCAGCTGGTCTTATTGATCGTTTTGGCAATAAGACTTTGTATCTTGTGGGGCTTGTTCCAGCGATCGGTGGCTATGTGTACTGCGCTCTGGCTCAAAGCGGCAATGACATTGTACTTGCAAGATCACTCACAGCGGTGGGGTATGGCATTATCACGATTAGTTGCCAAAGTTATATTGCTGCTGTTGCTACGGGAGAAAATAGGGCCCGTGCCATGGCAGCATTTGTCGGTGTACTTATGGCGGCGACCATGTGCGGCACGGCAACAGGTGCCATTTTTGCTGATTGGTTGGGCTACAAGCCCGTATTCATGATTGCAACAGTCCTAAGTCTTGTTGCCGGTGTTATGGGATGGAAAATGCTGCATGGCAATTTACCCTCTTCAGAGCCCCAAAAATCCAAGGCAAAAGCATCGTCAGTTAACCCGTTTGGCGCGCTACTGCGTAACCCAAGCTTCCTTCTGATCTTGTTGTTTTGCGCCATTCCAGCAAAAATTGTCCTGACCGGCTTCCTATATTTCTTTGTTCCAATTTATCTGGCCAGCCTTGAAGCCAGCCAGTCAGAAATTGGGAGGGTCATGATGCTCTATTCCTTGATCATTATTCCCATTAGTCCGCTTGCATCGCGATTTTCAGATCAACTCGGGAAAAACCTTTGGGTGGTTATTTGTGCAACGATTATCTCAGGGATTGTTCTGATCGGTCTTTATCAAAGTGCTTCTGTGGCCGCTGTATTGGCAGTGGTTGCAGCCCTCGGACTGGCGCATGCCTTCCTTAAGGCCCCTCTAATTGTGGCGGCCATGGATGCAGCAGCTCTTAGCCCCGATGTATCGCGGACTGGGGCCCTCAGTTTCCTGCGTATGTTCGAGCGTATTGGCAGTGTTGCGGGGCCTGTTGTTGTGGGAGCAATGCTTGTTACTTTTAACTATGGAGATACGGCGGCTATTTTGGGAGCAATCATTGCCGGAACAGGTGTTTTGATGGCGGTTCTAACCTTAATAGTGAAACGGTCCACGAAGAGAGAAGCTGGCCGAATTCCTGTGTGA
- a CDS encoding type VI secretion system contractile sheath domain-containing protein produces MTVATDTTLPLDNRIHEVSGSYKREDVLAAALKRWGENPSALISRLYKLCVEMEQILSAQLNAIIEAPEFCALEARWRGLQEVVWSKGKDQSVKIKLLDISWAELSEDLNYASDFRRSALANIIGQREFETLGGEPYGLLVLDHSLSIDVDTQFDELYTAQLLCDLGAVCVCPLVMGVNDDFFGEVDAAWYTDTRRLKNILSSKDYAAWQRLRQIPNARFLGLALPKCQLRGRYEDLDMGFRFHQWPSQSNGLWGTAATFFAKTAIAEFKSRAWFGFLKLVSGEQGTGATLARHDAPAPKGACPTLRARIRLTRATSHFYAEEGFIPIAESTKSNALYFVGNRSITQCGGNAEAEVLTQLQSVMIACRLVHYIKIQLRSLIGQVLTANECETILNDWLDKYVSTSSMGAKELQARYPLRGARIKISQSPSNTARLACEILLQPQYQIDHILGEICLSTDFRTTEGVAA; encoded by the coding sequence ATGACGGTAGCTACTGACACAACCTTGCCGCTGGATAACCGGATACATGAAGTATCCGGTTCCTATAAGCGTGAGGATGTGCTTGCGGCAGCCCTAAAACGCTGGGGTGAAAATCCCAGCGCTCTTATCTCACGCCTTTACAAACTGTGCGTGGAAATGGAGCAGATTCTTAGTGCGCAGCTCAATGCGATTATCGAGGCTCCCGAATTTTGCGCTTTGGAAGCCCGTTGGCGTGGGCTGCAGGAAGTTGTCTGGAGTAAAGGCAAGGACCAGTCCGTAAAAATCAAACTTCTAGATATCTCTTGGGCAGAATTATCGGAGGACCTTAACTACGCCAGTGACTTTCGCCGCAGCGCACTGGCAAACATCATCGGCCAGCGGGAGTTTGAAACTTTGGGCGGTGAGCCCTACGGACTTCTGGTTCTGGACCACTCTTTGAGTATTGATGTAGATACACAGTTCGATGAACTTTATACAGCACAACTGCTTTGTGATCTTGGGGCAGTCTGCGTGTGCCCCCTCGTAATGGGTGTGAACGATGATTTCTTCGGAGAAGTAGACGCGGCTTGGTATACGGATACGCGACGGTTAAAAAATATTCTCAGCAGCAAGGACTACGCGGCGTGGCAGCGGCTGCGCCAAATACCCAACGCCCGCTTTTTGGGACTTGCCCTTCCCAAGTGCCAATTACGAGGCCGCTATGAGGATCTGGATATGGGGTTCCGCTTCCACCAGTGGCCTTCCCAAAGCAACGGCCTGTGGGGCACGGCCGCAACCTTCTTCGCCAAAACGGCCATAGCGGAATTCAAGTCCCGAGCATGGTTCGGGTTCTTGAAGCTTGTCAGCGGCGAGCAGGGAACAGGAGCCACACTTGCACGCCATGATGCCCCAGCCCCCAAAGGGGCCTGCCCAACTTTACGGGCACGTATAAGGTTAACACGCGCCACTAGCCACTTTTATGCTGAGGAAGGGTTTATTCCTATTGCCGAGAGTACCAAATCCAATGCGCTATACTTTGTTGGCAACAGGTCGATTACCCAGTGCGGCGGTAATGCCGAGGCTGAAGTCCTGACGCAGCTCCAGTCCGTCATGATTGCCTGCAGGCTGGTCCATTACATAAAAATTCAGCTTAGGTCCTTAATCGGTCAGGTTCTCACCGCAAACGAATGCGAAACTATTTTAAACGACTGGCTGGATAAATACGTCTCTACGTCTTCCATGGGTGCAAAAGAACTGCAAGCCAGATATCCTCTGCGTGGGGCACGAATAAAAATTTCACAGTCCCCCTCAAATACGGCGCGTCTCGCCTGTGAAATCCTACTGCAACCCCAATATCAGATCGACCATATTCTGGGTGAAATCTGCCTGTCCACCGACTTCAGAACAACGGAGGGGGTTGCCGCATGA
- a CDS encoding type VI secretion system protein TssA — MKIEELKTPISQENKGGIYLKGDRSTYRALRNTFNAGQSAYRSLSESSESLADRILEETNRQAWEALSELAEKTLLEISKDLEILSWFTAAQVHSTAPLPNLRDCLSVLLHLTREGIDWLQPIPPIEKLKAEGESEQAEEIAALKIRAFTQLFGEVEGSGLLYAPLTNIGLVADISYGQFLIFEKKGNIDELREVVSQSISSETEVLTEKIKALQEIEKLVSELDALIKSYAQPHKQAPPLLGYFLRHIKELLRAIGELVKTTGYRWPSSEEAEETKDKTASDAENIDASKALDLPASIQLTSAHTMGTAPISTRGDALAAIADLAEYFRKFEPHSPICLLLDRAVRWGGLSAGELYQEILSEGSVGMAQMALMTGLESQGFSQAYQRKQAAAPQSVEHPTLSDYSAAIPQPKHKQNKPKPTQQTPAKPEKQVQAQVRSEPPKKQDTEIIETQPEANKKELELASFEW; from the coding sequence ATGAAAATTGAAGAGCTGAAAACGCCTATCTCCCAAGAAAATAAAGGCGGCATCTACCTCAAAGGCGATCGCAGCACTTACCGCGCCCTGCGCAATACCTTCAATGCTGGGCAGTCAGCTTATAGATCCCTATCAGAATCGTCGGAGTCTCTTGCTGACCGGATACTTGAAGAGACCAACCGTCAAGCATGGGAAGCCCTGAGTGAGCTGGCCGAAAAAACCTTATTGGAGATTTCGAAGGATCTGGAGATCCTTTCCTGGTTTACGGCTGCACAAGTTCACAGCACCGCCCCCCTGCCGAATTTACGCGATTGCTTGAGTGTTCTGCTTCACCTGACAAGAGAGGGCATAGATTGGCTACAACCGATCCCTCCCATTGAAAAACTCAAGGCGGAAGGCGAAAGTGAGCAAGCCGAAGAAATTGCCGCCTTGAAAATTCGCGCCTTCACGCAGCTCTTTGGGGAGGTGGAAGGCTCGGGCCTTTTATATGCCCCCCTAACAAACATTGGGCTAGTTGCAGATATTTCCTATGGGCAATTCCTGATTTTTGAAAAGAAAGGAAATATCGACGAGCTTAGGGAGGTGGTTTCCCAGAGTATTTCCTCTGAAACAGAGGTCTTGACGGAAAAAATCAAGGCCCTGCAGGAGATCGAGAAACTTGTCAGTGAACTAGACGCACTGATTAAAAGCTATGCTCAACCCCATAAACAAGCACCACCTCTGCTCGGGTATTTTCTACGTCATATAAAAGAGCTCCTTCGTGCGATTGGCGAACTTGTTAAAACAACCGGTTATCGCTGGCCAAGCTCGGAAGAGGCCGAAGAAACAAAGGACAAGACTGCGTCCGATGCTGAAAATATAGATGCATCAAAAGCGCTTGATCTACCCGCTTCTATACAATTAACCAGCGCACATACAATGGGCACTGCTCCTATATCAACACGGGGTGATGCGTTGGCGGCCATAGCCGATCTTGCCGAGTACTTTCGTAAATTCGAACCACATTCGCCCATTTGCCTGCTGCTGGACCGAGCGGTCAGATGGGGCGGTCTATCCGCTGGTGAACTCTATCAGGAAATTTTGAGTGAGGGTAGCGTGGGCATGGCGCAGATGGCGTTGATGACGGGTCTTGAAAGTCAAGGATTTTCTCAGGCCTACCAACGCAAACAAGCTGCAGCGCCTCAAAGTGTCGAACACCCAACACTTTCCGATTACAGCGCTGCCATTCCTCAGCCCAAACACAAGCAGAACAAGCCGAAGCCAACGCAGCAGACACCGGCCAAGCCTGAAAAGCAAGTACAAGCTCAAGTTAGAAGTGAGCCCCCCAAAAAACAGGATACCGAAATCATCGAAACTCAACCGGAAGCAAACAAAAAGGAATTGGAATTAGCGAGTTTCGAATGGTGA
- a CDS encoding type VI secretion system tube protein Hcp produces MSSSYMRIDGIDDFKGMATVKDIGSKKGFFPIDSLSFGFSRSIYVAVGASGDAETGIPSLGDISISRVNDAASAILETMFFAPGKVGKTIELVTTKTKNDGKGLQPTMVITLEEARLSSYSYQGEFTSMTIAFTVVSIAHYFETEAGEVVKSDTVKFDLKTGELVSGNTDAQK; encoded by the coding sequence ATGTCCAGTTCTTATATGCGTATTGATGGAATTGATGATTTTAAAGGAATGGCAACCGTTAAGGATATCGGGAGCAAGAAAGGCTTCTTCCCAATAGACAGCCTGAGCTTTGGCTTTTCCCGCTCGATCTACGTGGCCGTTGGCGCGTCAGGAGACGCAGAAACGGGCATCCCTTCTTTGGGCGATATCAGTATTTCCCGTGTGAATGATGCTGCCTCAGCGATTTTGGAGACAATGTTCTTTGCTCCGGGGAAGGTTGGCAAGACAATCGAGCTTGTAACCACAAAAACAAAGAATGATGGTAAGGGTCTGCAGCCGACCATGGTGATTACCTTGGAAGAAGCACGTCTTTCTTCCTATTCGTATCAGGGAGAGTTCACCTCCATGACCATCGCCTTCACAGTAGTTTCCATTGCTCACTATTTCGAAACAGAAGCCGGCGAAGTCGTCAAATCCGACACCGTGAAGTTCGATCTTAAAACCGGTGAGCTGGTTTCCGGCAATACAGACGCCCAGAAGTAG
- a CDS encoding ABC transporter substrate-binding protein yields the protein MIVWRGCETACRGFIRYFDVRRLPVNVTVTDVARDKTKLPEIKARLQEEKPDLVVTWGTTVTRSILGTISDYGTQTALGDIPSLFMIVADPVRSDIIENYNTTGRPWLTGVHNRIKEEVQLKQIFEYYHPNLLAVINSPSELNSRQNTQKLAALSKSMGFELLSLDYEMGDDEKPVASSISDRIAQAKAMGADAIYVGSSSYNLENRREFTAAALEHKLPVFSAYEQMVRDGMALMSVSNSYANVGKLAASQADQILLGKQMPGSLPVKALDRFSIFINMKAAKQLDLYPPLPLALVAEVVQ from the coding sequence ATGATTGTCTGGCGCGGTTGCGAGACAGCATGTAGAGGATTTATCCGTTACTTTGACGTTCGCCGTTTACCCGTAAACGTAACCGTTACAGACGTTGCACGGGATAAAACGAAACTTCCCGAGATTAAAGCCCGTTTGCAGGAAGAAAAGCCTGATCTTGTCGTCACATGGGGCACAACGGTGACGCGTTCTATCCTAGGAACAATTTCGGACTATGGAACGCAAACGGCACTAGGTGATATCCCTTCCCTGTTTATGATCGTGGCCGATCCGGTACGCTCTGATATCATTGAAAACTACAACACAACTGGCAGACCATGGCTGACGGGCGTGCACAACCGCATTAAGGAAGAAGTTCAACTCAAACAAATTTTCGAGTATTATCACCCTAATCTCCTCGCTGTCATTAACAGTCCCTCTGAATTAAACTCGCGCCAGAACACTCAAAAACTTGCAGCACTATCAAAAAGTATGGGCTTTGAGCTTTTATCGCTGGACTATGAGATGGGCGATGATGAAAAGCCAGTAGCCTCCAGTATATCAGATAGGATTGCTCAAGCCAAAGCTATGGGGGCCGATGCAATCTATGTTGGCTCCAGTTCTTATAACCTTGAGAACCGGAGAGAGTTCACCGCTGCTGCCCTTGAACATAAGCTGCCGGTTTTCAGCGCCTATGAACAGATGGTGCGCGACGGTATGGCATTAATGTCCGTCTCCAACAGTTACGCCAATGTGGGTAAACTTGCAGCCTCTCAGGCAGACCAAATTCTACTGGGAAAACAGATGCCCGGCTCTTTGCCTGTTAAGGCACTAGACCGCTTCTCGATCTTCATCAATATGAAGGCAGCGAAGCAACTGGACTTGTACCCTCCTCTGCCTCTTGCACTTGTAGCAGAGGTGGTTCAATGA